GTGATCACGGAGCTGACTGACTTCTTTACGGATATTCTCACGCTGATCGGCTGTATAAGAGTCATTGGCTGCCTGAACCGTAAGTTCACGAACACGGTGTAGTGTTTGTGTCACTTTATCAAGTGTTGCATCTGTCGTTTCCATCCAATTATACGTTTCTGATAAATTACGTTTAAACTGCTCCATTTCAGCCACTTGGGTACGATAGCGCATTCCGTTCATCGCTACCACTGGATCTTGAGAAGCACGTGTAATTTTCTTCCCTGTTGATAATTGATCTTGGATTTGACCCATTCTCTGATAATTGCTAGAGATATGTCGTAATGTATTATTGGCAAGCATCATCTGCGTTGTTCTCATTGGTTCACCTGCTTATTAAAATGTAGAATGCAAAATTTAGAATGTAGAATGTAAAAGCATTCCTTCGAAGCTACTGCCTCGAAAATTCATAATTCATAATTCATAATTGACAATTGGTTATTATCTACCAGCGACGCCCATGCCGTTGATAATTCGGTCTAGCATTTCGTCAACGATGGTAATGGATCTGGCTGCGGCATTGTATGCATGTTGAAACTGGATTAGGTTTGTCATTTCTTCATCTAAAGAAACACCTTTAATACTTTCGCGTCGTTGGTCAACAGAAATACGCAATGTATCCGTTGTCCGTACCATACGCGCGGCTTCGTTTGTGTCAACGGCCATTTGTCCAATCACTCCTTGATAGAAGCTTTGAACAGTTGTTGTTGTTCCACCAAAATCAAGGAAGGAATCTTTGACAGTGGCTAAGGCTAGGGCATTCGCACCATCACCCGAAAACCCTCTTAGTGACGCAGCGATATTGTTTAAGCCACCAAGCATAATATCATCGGAAACTCTTAAATGAAAGGCAGCACCTTTCACTTGATCAACTGTAGGGTTAATTCCGTCGAACGAGAAAAAGTTAATTGGATTGCCTTTTTCCCCGTTTTGAACATCGTTTAAATTCCAGCCTTCTCCGTGAACTCTATTAAACTCTTGAACAAACGTATAAACCATTTGGTCAAGATCTCTCAGCATTTTTGGATAAATCCCTTTTTCTACGCCGTTTTTTTCAAGATAGCCATGAGCTTCAATATCCGCTTTCAGTTTTCCAACAGCATGGAAATCTTCAAAGCTTAATGTTTGATGGTTACCTGGTGCCTTTGGATCAAAGCCTACCGGCCCAAATTTCACCGTATCAACAAGCCCTGTTTCCTCGTCATAGGAAATCGCCAATTCATTGTTTGTTAGTCTATGACCGTCAACTAAGGTAATCCCTAAATCACGGCCATGATCATCAAGTAGCTTAACGGTGTATTTACCTTCTGCGATTTCGCTAGCAATTCCACCACTTCTAACTGGCTCAACTTTAATATTTACAAGCTGTGATAAGCGATCTAGTAAGTTATCTCTTTGGTCGTATAAATCATTTGGTAGATATCCGTGCGGTTCTACCTTTGCAATCTGAAGGTTTATAGCATTTAATTGACTAGTAATCGAGTTAATTTCTTTTACTGAAACATCAATCTGCTTTTGTAAATCACGCTGTATAGCCATTAGCGATTGGGATGTATAGTTGAAGGTTTCAGCTAAAGCTACGCCACGTTGACGGACGACCGAACGAGCCCCCGAGTCTTCTGGATGAACAGAAAGATCTTGGAGAGATGTCCAAAAACGATCTAAGGCATTAGAAAGTCCATTTTCGCTCGGCTCATTCACAATATCCTCCATTTTTTGAAGAGCTGTATGTCTAGTATCCCAATATCCGAACTTACTAGTTTCAGAGCGATATTGCATATCTAGGAATCCTTCACGAACTCTTTGAATGGAACCGGCCTGTACACCTGTACCGATTTGTCCTGGAACCGCTGGGCGGTCCATTCCGCCTCCTGGCCAAGGTGTTGTTGTTGTTAAATTGACTCGTTGTCTTGAAAATCCTGGTGTATTGGCATTTGCTATATTATGACCGGTCGTTTGTAACGCCGTTTGACTTGTATAGAGGGCTCGTCTTGCTGTTTCTAAGCCATGAAATGTCGAACGCATGGTTGTTCCTCCGTTTCTTTCTCCACCGATGTAAGTTGTATCTTATGCTTTTGAATCAAAGAGTGAGCGACCTTCTGGTTCATCATCCTCTTTATTAGGGCGGCCATAATTCCCTGTTTCTGCCTGTGGTTTGATCATATCAAGGGATAAGTTCACAAAACGTAACGAATCATGAATGAGCTTTTGATTAAGATCATTCTTTTCTTTTAAACTTTTTATTACGTCGAGAAGTCTTTGTTGTAAGGTGGCTAAGAGATGTTTTTCTTCAGCTGTTACATAAGAGAGAAGCTCAGTTAACGTTCCGTTTTCTGTTACAAATCCCTTTTCCCGTTGATACGAGCGGACATGCCTTACTCGCTCTTGTTCAAGCTGCTGCAAGAGTTTGACTTGGACTACTTCTTTTTGCAATAACGACTGTAAGTGAGAGATGTCTCCCTTTTTAATTGCTTCTGTTTTTTCACCTGCAAGCTTGTCGAGAATTTCATGAACTTGCACGAGCTTTTCCATTGCTGTTACTATTCCTTGGGCAGACACCTTTTTCACCTCCGTCTTATCTTTCGTTCCAATAATCATAGAACTTTCTGGCAACGTCTTCAGCATTTACTTTGTATTCACCAGCATTCACTTGAGCTTTTAGAGCTTCAATACGTTCTTTACGTTCTGTAGAAATGCGCGTTTCCTGCTGCATTATTTTTGCTTCATTAGAGATTTGTAATTGGTCTCGTTTTTGAGAGACATCAGCTTTCGGTTGTTGTTTACCGACTTGTTTTCTGTACACATTTTGAATTTGTGAGTAAGGATTGATTTTCATGTTCTCACCTCGTTTAGGTAGTATCATATTCTTAATATCGTCACTATTTCTTTAATTGTTTAGTGGAAATCCTTTTATAGGTAAAAAAAGTTAAAAGGACCGCTAGCAAAGCTAACGGTTATTTTAATCTATCTTTTAATGAATGATACGTTGTAAATTTCTTGTTTTCATCAGCACGTTTTCGAGCTTGGAAATCCTTTTCACGCTCAGACCTGGCTACACCTGTTGTGATATTCTCTTTACAACTACTACAAATACGCCCTTCTCTTATCATCTTTCCACAAGACTCACACGGGTATGCAAGATTTGGAAAGCTTGCTAAGTGAATACGTCCCTGGCGGATAAATTTATAAATATATAATTTATCAACACCTGTAGCTTCTTCTACTTCAATAATCGAAGCCATTCTGTTATCTTTTTTTCGAACAAATTGATGGACTGTCTGATAGTCCTCTTCTTCTTTTTTATAACAATCGGTACATACATCGCGTAAATTTTTCACAAAAATTTTATTACAGCGTGGACAATTTAGAATGTCTGCCATCGTATTTCCCCCTCTATTACTACTCTCATTTAGTATATCGGCAGGAAAGATGATTTCATTTAGCGTTACCCTCTAGCTACCGTAACTGAAAACACTTTTTTCGCACCATGTTCTTTTAAAATCTTAGCGGCTGAGTAGAGGGTAGCTCCGGTAGTGTAAATATCGTCGACCAGAAGAATTGTTTTGTTTGTTACGTCTACGGAACTGATATGAAAAAGTTCTTTTTGCTCGAGTCGTTCACTTCGGGTTTTCTTGCTTTGTTTGGTTGAGTTAATTGGTTTCACTAAAGCCTCTACGATAGGATACTGTAGTCCCTCGGTAAGTAACTTAGCTTGGTTAAAGCCTCGTTCGTAGCTTCTTTCATAGCTTAATGGAATGGGTACGATGAAGTCAAACGGCTCAAGTTGTTTGATGAGCTTTTTGAGCTGCGGAGTGAATAGTTTCGATAACTCTGCATCACCACGGAATTTCCACTTGGAGATGACTTCTTGTAAAAAATCATTGTAGACGTACAGTGAGCGATTTTTTGTTAATGGACCATCTCCCCAACGAACGCAGTCGGTGCAGAGGTTCTCTTGTCGATACTGGGGTTCTAGGTGGTTAAATGGTCGTCCACATTTATCGCAGAGTGGACCTTGGATTTCTTCTAGCCTTTTGCTGCACTGGGGGCAAAGATAGGTTTTTGTTGTGATCCCAAATAGATATTGCCAATTCGTTTTTGGCACAAAGGAACTGTGACACCATAGGCAGTGCATCTTAAAAGCCTCCTAGTTTATTCATTTTTTCAATATGGTCGATGGCATCTAACATCGCTTCTGTTTTGCCGTAATGGAAAAAGACAATGTCGCCTGTTGGGAATTCGGTACTGCGACCGACTCGACCGGAGATTTGGACAAGAGCACTCTCGGTAAAGACGTCATCGTCAGCACCATAGACTGCGACAGCTACGTTCAGGACGGTCACCCCTCGCTCGAGAATGGTTGTTGTTACTAAAATTTGAATTTCTTTTGCCCGGAACTTTTGGACCTTTTCGCGGCGGTTTGGATCTTCGGAGTGAACGCCTTCTAATGATGAAAATTGCTTTTGGAGGAGTGGGACAAGCTGGTTGAGGACAGCGACAGATGGGACGAACAGAAAGGTTTGCTGGCTTCCTCGTTGCTTTAGCCAGTGAAGGACTACTTTTAGGATTTGTTGTTTTTTAAGAAGCTTGCGCCAGTTGCCTGACCATTGGATTGTTGGAACGGGCAATGGAAAGCCGTGGAAACGTTTTGGGATTTTGACGATGTCGATGTATTTTGCTTTTTGAAGCTTTTTATCCGGGGTCGCGGTAAGTAGGATCGTTGTTCCCTCTGGCTTGGCTGCGTTGTTGGCAGCATATTTTAACATCGGATCAAAGGAAAATGGGAAGGCGTCGACTTCATCGATGACGACAAAATCAAAGTGGTGATAGTAACGGAGAAGTTGGTGTGTGGTCGCAATGACTAGCTGACCTTCTTTGCCACGGTCTTCACTTCCTCCATATAAGGAGAGAACAGATATTTTCGGGAAAACGGCTTTAATCCGCGGTGTTAACTCATGAACAACATCACTTCTTGGCGTGGCGATTAAGACAGTTTGTCCAAGTTCAATGGCTTTGTTAATGCCTTCAAAGAGGATCTCGGTTTTCCCTGCACCACAGACTGCCCAGATTAGGAGTTTTTTCGGTAAACCTACCGCGCCGACGATTTTGTTGGAAGCATGTTTCTGACCTTCTGAGAGGGTTCCTTCCCAGTGAAGAGCCCGTTCTCTCTTATCGTAGTGGATGGGAGGACCAACCCAGGTAACTAAAGGTGAACACTCCGAAACCTTGCCCATGGTGATACAGTGACGACAGTATGTGCAGGTTCGATTACATCTGGAACATTCGTGAGAAGCAAATAAATGGTTTTGTGAATTGCCGCAGCGGGTACAGGTAGTATTGGTAATTCCTTTATGGTAGGTGAGATAACCATTTTGATAATGTTCATGGATGATTTCGATCGGAAAAGGAATTTCTTGAAGGAGAAGCTTTCGTCCGGTGAGAGTCTGTTGCAGAGGTTTTGAGAATTGATAGTTTGGATTAAGTGGTGGTTTTTGAAAATCAGGGAGACAACTTATAGCGGTCCCGCACTGCGGGTCAGGTTCAAGAAAGTGATCGTTCATTGTAAATCTCAATAAAATCACCTCATATAAAATTGTGTAGAATATAAAACCCGAATTCTACAATCCAGGTTTCACATTCTACACTCTACATTCTACATTTTGCATTTTGCATTCTACACTCTGCATTCTACACTCTGCATTCTACATTCTACATTCTACATCTTGCATTCTGCATTTTTTCACAATTCATAATTCATAATTCATAATTGATAATTCTACTTAAGGTACCAGCCAATCCCAATGCTACCTTCACCTAGGTGGGTACCAATCACCGGACCAAAGTAGCTAATCATGATGTTTGCATGAGGATATTCTGACTGTAGTTGGGCCTGAATTTTTTCAGCTTCCTCTTCACAGTTCCCATGAATCACAACAATCTGAATTGGTTCACCTGTTTTTGCATCTTCATCAAGAAGACCAAAAATACGGTTAAGTGCTTTTTTCGACGTACGGACTTTTTCAAACGGGACAATTTTCCCTTCGACAAAGTGAAGGACAGGCTTAATTTGGAGAAGACTACCGATAAATGCTTGCGCACCGCTTAAGCGACCGCCACGATGAAGGTGGCTTAAGTCATCTGCCATAAAGTAGGCTTTAACTTTCGTTTTCATTTCATTTAGGCGTGCAATGATTTCTTCTGACGCCTTACCTTCGTTGGCAAGTTTTACTGCCTCTAGGACATAAAATCCTTGTGGCATACAGCTAATTTCAGAGTCAAACGCAGTAACTTTAATTCCTTCAACCATGCTTGCAGCTGCGACAGCAGATTGATAGGTCCCACTAATTTTGCTAGAAAGATGGATAGAAATGATTTCTGTATAGCCTTCACTTGCTAGTCTTTCAAACTCCGCAGCAAACTCGCCGATTGGTGGCTGAGATGTTGTTGGTAGATTTTCAATTCGTTTAATCATTTCATAGAAATCAGCTGTGGTGATTTCTACTTCTTCTTTGTATGACTCATTTCCAAATATAACATTCAATGGCACCATCGTAATTCCTAGTTCGTCCCTTTGTTGCTTAGGTATGTAGGCCGTACTATCTGTTACAACTGCTATCTTCGTCATTGTCTTCCTCACTTTATCTTCAAATATTTTTAAGAAAAGCTTGTACAGAGTTGTACAAGCTTAATTTGATGTATTCAATCAATTATATAGTACCAATAACCTAGTAGACTGTCCATCATTTACGCCTTACAAAAACAGGCATGATCCGACAATCTATCTCACCATTACCCAACCGTTCTTAATCGCTTCTACAACGGCTTGCGTACGGTCGTTTACGTTCATTTTTTGTAAGATATTACTTACATGGTTCTTAACTGTTTTTTCACTAATAAATAAAATTTCACCGATCGAGCGATTGCTTTTTCCATCGGTCATTAATTGCAAGACTTCACATTCGCGTCTTGTTAAAATATGTAATGGACGACGGTATTCTACTTCTCGAAAACCAATTTCCACATCATTTGCCGGCTCGCACGCTAATCGGCGATATTCGTTAATTAAGTTATGAGTCACCTTTGGATGGATGTAAGCTCCGCCGTCAGCAACAACTCTCACTGCTTCAATTAATGAATCAGCATCCATTTCTTTTAATAAGTAACCGGAAGCTCCTGTTTTTAATACATGTGTCACGTATGACTCGTCATCGTGAATTGATAATATCAGCACTTTGATGTCTGGGTACAATTCAATAAGTCGACGTGTTGCCTCTACCCCGTTCACCTTCGGCATATTGATATCCATTAATATAACATCAGGATGAAATTGTTCAACAAGGTCAATTGCTTTTGAACCGTCGTCACCCTCTGCGACAATTTCAAAATTATTTTCCATCGCCAGGATACGTTTTACTCCTTCACGAAAAAGCTGATGGTCATCAATAATTACTATTTTGATAATCTTTTCTTGAGTATCGTACATTCTAATTACCTCCTCGTGTTATGTATGAATTGGAACAGCTAGTATAATCAACGTACCTCTGTTTATCTTTGAGTCGATGGTCATTTCACCTTTCAGCATATTGACACGCTCTTTCATCCCCAATAATCCAAAAGCACCTTCTTTTTTCTCGGATTGATCAAAGCCTTTTCCATCATCTTTAATAATGACAATTACTTTCGTAGCCTTTATTTCCATTTTGACTTGAACCTGTTTAGGTTTTGCATGCTTGTGAGCATTTTGTACTGCCTCTTGGACAAAACGGAAGATCGCTATTTCCAGTGCAGCAGGTAAACGCTCTTCTTTTCCTATGGTTTTAAAACTAACTGCCATACCTGTGTGTTCTTGAAAGTTTTTTAGATATTTTGCTAATGTTGGGATTAAGCCGAGATCATCTAAAGCCATTGGTCGCAAATCATAAATAATACGTCTTACTTCCGATAGTGAATTCTTGACCATTCCCCGTAAATCACGAATTTCCTTAAGTGCATCATCAATACCTTTTTCACGGTAGATGCGTTCGACTAACTCTGAACGTAACAAGACATTTGCCATCATTTGTGCGGGGCCATCATGAATTTCTCGCGACACGCGTTTTCGCTCTTCTTCTTGTGCTTCAATGATTTTTAAGCCAAACTCTTGAAGCTCTTTTGCATCTTCTAAGATAGTCGTGACTTCTTGAAGGTCACTAGTTAAGTAATTAATGACAACGGAGATTTGCCCAACAAGCTTTTCAGCTTTCTGAATGGTTTCTTGAATAGCAACAAGCCTACGCTCGATCGAATCACGTCGTTCACGAAGCTGCTTTTCTTCCTGCCGCAATAATGCCAGTTTGACTTGGAAGTCATTAGCTTGCTCATAGGCATTTCGAACCTCTTCATCGGTAAACTTCACAAAGTTCTTACTAACCTCGGCTAAGCGGTTGCGAGCAAAACGAGCATGGATCTCTGTCCGGTCCGTATTTTCAATAACAGACGCTACTTTCATTTGCACTTGAGCCAATTCCAGTTGTAATTGTGAAAATTCACCTCTTGATTGCTCAGTTATATCAAAAACCTGCTCTTTACTAGAACTAACAGTTTCGAGCATCTTCTTCAAAATATCATCTAGTTGTGTTTTATTCGCCATATTAGTCCCTCACTTTAAATGTACAGAACTATCTCACTAGAAAATAGAAACTATGTACCTAATATTTATATAGGTAATGTTTACTACTTATCACTAGCTAAACATAGTTAATCAAAATACAAAAGTATTAACGGTAAATTTGTCGCTGGTAAAATATGCTTGTAAGCCTTTGTTTTAGCCGTTCTAAGCTAAATTCTATAATTCCTATTCTATCATATAACAGCTACGTAGATGTTGAGAAAATAGCATTTTTCCAACAACAAATGTTAAAATACATGTACTATCATTTGGTGCCTGGCACCCTTCGTGGACATATTTCGCTAGTAGTACACCTCACGCGGACGTGGTGTCCTCTGGTGGTGGAATTGTCCTTTTATGGTGCCAGGTACCATCCAAAGAGGTGTTTTTGTTGCTTTCATCATATTTTACAGTTAAAGGGTATGGCGAACATGAGATTGTCATTCAAAAATCTAGATTTATTACCTACGTGGATCGGGTGACAACCGAAGCTGATGCCCAAGCGTTCATAGAGAAAATTAAGAAAAAACATTGGGATGCTAATCACAATTGTTCGGCTTATATGATTGGTGAAAACGATCTTATTCAAAAGGCCAATGATGATGGCGAGCCTAGCGGAACTGCTGGTGTGCCAATACTTGAGGTGTTAAAGAAGCGCGGCTTAAAGGATACAGTTGTTGTCGTGACTCGATATTTCGGTGGGATAAAATTAGGTGCTGGCGGGTTAATTCGCGCGTATGGCAGCTCCACAAGCGAAGGGTTAAACGCCACTGGAATAGTTGAACGGAAGCTCATGCAAATTTTTCATACGAAGGTTGATTACACTTGGCTCGGGAAATTGGAAAATGAGTTGCGGGATTCACGTTATCTCATTAAGGAGATTAATTACTTAGATAATGTGGAGATTGTCACCTATGTAACTAGTGGCGAAGAAGATGCTTTCCGTAGTTGGATTACTGATTTGACAAATGGTCAAGCTGAGATTGTGTTAGGCGATCAGGAGTATTTGGAGCAGGATGTTTAGGTCGAACCGTACACATTGGGGATTAGTGTGTACGTTTTTTTGTGGACTACTCTTTTGATACTGAGTCTAGAAGCTGATGCCCGTCGCTTTGTCTTAACCTCTTGCTCCTAGTTATACATTAAGAGGACATACATTCCGTTATTTTCCGGAAAAATGCCCTTTTTAAAATTTCGCGGCCACCAAGGTGTCCTCATGACGACTTGTAGGACGCAGCCCCTTAGTTATACCTAGTGGTCACACAAAATCATTCGTCCCCCACGTCCTCCACTTCTTTTCAACCATTCAAAAAATTTACATTTACACATCGGTTCCCACAATATAAAATAGGTTAGATGTCAAAATGAAACTTTCATTCTACAAATCTCGTCTAATTATGATATGGTAGTTTCTTAGAGAAAAAGGAGTGTATACATCATGGCTCTTACTAGAAGTGAGAAGAAAAAAGAAAAACGCAGAAAAAGTGGAACATATAAATTTTTAAAAACGACAGGGTTAATCCTTGTCACATTAATGGTTTTAATTGGTGGAGCTTTCGGTTACTTTGTAATGAAAGCAGCAGACGTTACGACTAGTGCTCAAACGAGTCTTGAGCGCGGTGATCGTTCTGAGAAACGACTTGTTCCTGTTAACCCAAGCAAAGATAATATATCCGTTCTTTTCCTTGGGCTAGACGATCGTGACGGTGGCTTGAAAGGCCGTACAGATGCTTTACTGCTAGCTACGTTTAACAAAAAAGAAAATTCGGTGAAGATGGTCAGTGTTCCACGTGATGCTAGAGTTGAACTCATTGGCCGTGATCGTATGGATAAGATCAATCATGCTCATGCTTTTGGTGGTGTTGATATGACTATTGCGACGGTTGAAAACTTACTTGACCTTCCAGTTGATTATTTTGTAAAACTGAACTTTGATGCTTTTATGGAAATCATTGATGCCTTAGGCGGAATTGAAGTTGAAGTACCATTTGCGTTTACAGAAATGGATAGTAACGACGTTCAAGGAGCTATTTCCATTAAAGAAGGCTTACAGCTTTTAGATGGCGAAGAAGCTTTAGCTTACTCTCGTATGCGTAAGAAAGATCCGCGCGGAGACATTGGTCGTGGCGAAAGACAACAACAGGTGTTAGAAGGAATTATTAAAAAGGGATCATCTCTATCATCCATTAATAAATTCGACGATGTGATGAAAAGCATCGAAAATAACTTAGCAACAAACTTAAGCTTCGGAAATATTTTAAGCCTTCACTCGTATAGCTCTGGCTTACGAAATATTGAGCGACTAACGATTGAAGGAAAGAATGCTTCAATTAAAGGGATTTATTATTACGAATTAATTCCGGAATCAGTAAAAGAAATTTCTACAACATTACGTGAGCATTTAGAAGTCACGAACTAAAACGAAACGACTAGGGATTGGTTTCCCTAGTCGTTTTTTTCTTAATATAACTCATCTCGATAATGATCAAGATAGTATCTGTAAATCCGCTTAAAACGTTGATCGTCTAGCATTTTTAAGAATGTCGCGCCGTCGGTCTGAACATACATAAGATCGTTGTCTGCAAAACTTCCCAAGACTTCCACCTCATAAATCAACTCCTCACCTTCATAAAGTTCAAAAACAACCGTATAAGTTTTTTCTAGATTGTCTTTTAATTCATTGCGAAGCTGTTGTGATGGACCTTTTTGAAAAATAACTTCTATTTTATCTGAATTAATATGGAGTGCTTCAAGTATTTGACGCTCATCTGGATCTATTAGGTAAACAAGATATTGATAATCCTCATATAAAAAATGGTTTAGTACTAAATAGTCAGCCCCAAATGTGTAGTATGTTGCAAAATAATCGTCACGAGGAGCTACTTCGCGGTAGTTCAATTGTTTTTCTGTTAACCAATGAACGAGAGTCTCATTTCCTTCAATTAACTCATCTATTTTATCGGAACTAAAACGATACTCATTTCTTTTTTCTATATTAATTGCAATAGGCAAACTAAGCATATGTCGATTATCAAAAATCGCATTTACACTAGGACGCTCCTCAAACGTATACAATGCAGGATCAGCTAGATACTTCCTTGCTTTTAGTCGAAGCTCCCTCTCGATGATCTCCCCTGGTTCTAACGTATACTCAATATAATTAGCAGAGCACTGTAGCAGGTCATTAATATAATAGTAATATTGAAGCTCTCTAGACACATCGATCTTCGGACCGACTTCACAGTCAGTGTGAGCAGTTAATAGCTTTGTTTGTTTAGAAATATTTTCAATTCTTGAAATCACCACGAGTTTATCGTCAAGATCATAACTCTCTTGATTAATCTCAATTGAAAATTGTATGCCATCCTTTGTCATTTCTTTGTATGTTTTTGGTTGTTGAGAATAATAGACAACGATGACAAATGCAAGCAGCCCTATGATTGTAAGATACTTTTTCATGATACCACCTAATTTAGTATGAATACCTTTATTTTAGCATAGTAACAACTTGCGAAGAATGGAAATAACTCCCATGGCACTATCGCCCACGGGGGTTACTTCTTCCGATTAAAGAAAAACCTTCTTTTTCAGTCGTAACATAAAATTCTAGCAATGGTGAATAAAATGGACCACTTAATCTTTTATTATTCTTAAAAAAAGCTTTATTTGGAAGAAACGCTCTCTCTAATAGAACATTTGCCATTTGTTTTTGGAAAATTTGATACTTACTCGCATTCATATAGTGGACGATTTCATCAACTGCTACATAGGTCTTGTTTTGATATTCGAAGCTACTCACCTTTACCTGATGGCCGTTTAAGGTGATTAGTTGCTGTTTTTTTAGTGCCGTTAGTTTATTTTTATCATAGTAATCTTGCCTAATTTCTTTAGCGCGGCTCATCAATTGTACAGTGTCTAGATAACGCCCATCTCTTTCCCCACGCAAGATTACAGTAATATAGTCATGACCAAGGTGTTTGGCAAAGCTGACAAGAGTATGTCTAGATGCGCTCGTGTAGCCTGTTTTTCCACCGCTAACAACTTCTGAATAGAAAGGTGATCGCGGTATTAGCTGTTGGTTAGTTGCTCTCCATGTTCGTTTGATCTCAGTACCCTCAATGTCTGTAAAATACGCTTCGTATCTTTCTGCACCAACTAATTTTTGAAAAAAATCATACTCCCACGCTTCCTGAGCAATCGTCGCCAGGTCAATTGCGGTTGTGTATTGTTCTTTGTCGTG
This portion of the Anaerobacillus alkaliphilus genome encodes:
- a CDS encoding YigZ family protein; the protein is MLSSYFTVKGYGEHEIVIQKSRFITYVDRVTTEADAQAFIEKIKKKHWDANHNCSAYMIGENDLIQKANDDGEPSGTAGVPILEVLKKRGLKDTVVVVTRYFGGIKLGAGGLIRAYGSSTSEGLNATGIVERKLMQIFHTKVDYTWLGKLENELRDSRYLIKEINYLDNVEIVTYVTSGEEDAFRSWITDLTNGQAEIVLGDQEYLEQDV
- a CDS encoding LCP family protein, yielding MALTRSEKKKEKRRKSGTYKFLKTTGLILVTLMVLIGGAFGYFVMKAADVTTSAQTSLERGDRSEKRLVPVNPSKDNISVLFLGLDDRDGGLKGRTDALLLATFNKKENSVKMVSVPRDARVELIGRDRMDKINHAHAFGGVDMTIATVENLLDLPVDYFVKLNFDAFMEIIDALGGIEVEVPFAFTEMDSNDVQGAISIKEGLQLLDGEEALAYSRMRKKDPRGDIGRGERQQQVLEGIIKKGSSLSSINKFDDVMKSIENNLATNLSFGNILSLHSYSSGLRNIERLTIEGKNASIKGIYYYELIPESVKEISTTLREHLEVTN
- a CDS encoding D-alanyl-D-alanine carboxypeptidase family protein translates to MNSKKIMVISLLSMMLSFLMISDTSAMGLTTFKKEPTVFFDGDKEVLIENALVDRDHQHIYIPFDHLLLSNTSKADIFRISSIRWEPIFQEELFTFDEEIYSKAAVVIEDASKNIMFGKNVDEHLFPASTTKIMTALIALERGNLDDLVRVGVEAEEVPWDSSKAHIKPGDILTLEQLLYGMMIPSGNDAAAAIAVHIAGSVEAFVSLMNEKAKELGAINTNFKNPHGYHDKEQYTTAIDLATIAQEAWEYDFFQKLVGAERYEAYFTDIEGTEIKRTWRATNQQLIPRSPFYSEVVSGGKTGYTSASRHTLVSFAKHLGHDYITVILRGERDGRYLDTVQLMSRAKEIRQDYYDKNKLTALKKQQLITLNGHQVKVSSFEYQNKTYVAVDEIVHYMNASKYQIFQKQMANVLLERAFLPNKAFFKNNKRLSGPFYSPLLEFYVTTEKEGFSLIGRSNPRGR